A genome region from Oryctolagus cuniculus chromosome 20, mOryCun1.1, whole genome shotgun sequence includes the following:
- the AKAP5 gene encoding A-kinase anchor protein 5: METSVSEIQVENKEEGRSAEASPQGERPGDKAATLCFKRRKKAAPAPKQKPKPAAGSEGPAAARPSPGPAGAGASHQPPRRAGAWASLQRLVTRRKRADSAQAQRREEAEARSDVRAEDAALPKKRPRSRLKIPCVKFSRGGKKGARSQILEDSDCSGRVQGEAEGSTTRARTPSAERAAKAAPAPAPPEASEAPGRGRGPSGEQVIAVELGSDGGRPAVQTGALVLGKDSDTAQEEEEEPGVQAQPAGALEAAGAEPRSEAEAEDSVPESRPDRKDSEREVAVAETECEDSGLRQESDWKENGVPAEKPQAEESKRMEPIAIIITDTEISEFDVKRSKNVPKPFLVSVDNDGGVEGRTSEQYETLLIETASSLVKNAIQLSIEQLVNEMAADDNRINSPLQ; encoded by the coding sequence ATGGAGACCTCGGTCTCCGAAATTCAGGTCGAGAACAAGGAGGAGGGGCGCTCGGCGGAAGCCAGCCCTCAGGGTGAGAGGCCGGGGGACAAGGCGGCCACGCTGTGCTTCAAGCGAAGGAAGAAAGCAGCCCCGGCGCCGAAGCAAAAGCCGAAGCCCGCGGCGGGTTCTGAGGGCCCGGCCgccgccaggcccagccctggccctgcgggCGCTGGAGCTTCCCATCAGCCCCCGCGGCGCGCAGGCGCCTGGGCCTCCCTCCAGCGCCTCGTGACGCGCCGGAAGCGGGCGGATTCCGCGCAGGCGCAGAGGCGTGAGGAGGCGGAAGCGCGGTCCGACGTCCGAGCCGAGGACGCCGCCCTGCCCAAGAAGAGGCCAAGATCCAGACTGAAGATTCCTTGCGTGAAATTCTCAAGAGGGGGCAAGAAGGGCGCGCGTTCCCAGATTCTCGAGGACTCCGACTGCAGCGGCAGAGTCCAGGGAGAGGCGGAAGGGTCGACTACCCGGGCCCGGACCCCGTCGGCCGAGCGGGCAGCCAAGGCCGCGCCGGCCCCGGCGCCCCCAGAGGCCTCTGAGGCCCCTGGCCGCGGCCGTGGGCCCTCCGGGGAGCAAGTGATCGCCGTGGAGCTGGGTTCCGATGGCGGGCGGCCTGCTGTGCAGACAGGAGCGCTCGTCCTTGGGAAAGACAGCGACACggcgcaggaggaggaggaggaaccggGAGTTCAAGCCCAGCCAGCCGGTGCGCTCgaggctgcaggtgcagagcctcGCAGTGAGGCAGAAGCCGAGGACAGCGTCCCCGAGAGCCGGCCGGATCGGAAAGACTCGGAGAGAGAGGTGGCCGTGGCGGAGACCGAATGCGAAGACTCTGGATTGCGCCAGGAATCAGACTGGAAAGAAAATGGCGTCCCTGCAGAGAAACCCCAAGCAGAGGAGAGCAAAAGGATGGAGCCCATTGCCATTATTATCACAGACACCGAAATCAGTGAATTCGATGTGAAGAGGTCGAAAAATGTCCCCAAGCCGTTCTTAGTTTCAGTGGACAATGATGGTGGTGTGGAGGGGAGAACTTCAGAACAGTATGAGACGCTCTTGATAGAAACAGCGTCTTCGCTCGTCAAGAATGCCATCCAGTTGTCTATAGAACAGCTGGTCAATGAAATGGCCGCTGATGACAACAGAATAAACAGCCCCCTGCAGTGA